aaaataaaatattatagaaataaaaagaaaaagaaataataataaatataattttatttaaaaaagatTATATATAAATAGCATAATGCTTATGCTATGCATGAtaatttgtaatgtttattttttaatttaatttttaattatattatagctaaattattattattattattattttaatttttaattaaaattttttttatttaatttaatttgaataaatttttattaattaaaatacatatttctttctttctatatatatatatattaatagtagTTTATATGATTACTtcctttaaaatataataaaataactttattcaaaaaataatttaaattttatgaaattttttatattttatctcaaaatttatgtaaattgatatttattttttcatattataaaaaatatattagattaataaaaaaaaatgttattttaaaaatatataactaTAATATTTGTTGTTAttgatataataaaaaatatattaaattattaataataaattaaattatttaattttaataattctgaaaatatataatattattattaattaaaaataacattttattatattatttttttaaaaaatactatttgtttaaatttttataagatgtaatttttcttattaatctagtatttttttaataaaataattctttcataaaataattatggttttatataaatttatggtataaaataaatacatttcataaaaattaaaattttaaaatatcatcaatttctattaatataataatattaaaaataaatattattattcaaaagacaaatttcataattttgatattatcactACAAGAAACTAAAAAAATAGCTACTAATATTACCGACAAACAAATATTTGTAGGTAAATACCGACTATTCACCGACTAAAAAATGTTAAATCaaattaccaaatacaaattatttatagCGACTAAATTACCGACTAATTACCTACCATATGTTACCGACTAAAATATTTAGTCGCTAATTATGGCATGCAAAGTATAGCTACTAATGTTAGTACTTTACCGACCCAATTTTAGTCGGTACGTTAttggaaagaaaaataaatattatataaataattttttagtgaCTATAAAACATTTAGTCGGTAATATGAAAAAATTTAGTTAGTATTTTACAAACCACATAGCGTTTAGTAGGTGTTTTTACAATGTAAATACTGCTTTACCGACTATTTATACTCATAGTAGGTAATTTACCGACtatgaaagttgtagtaggtaatgttaaaaaaaattgagttttaataaaagtaaatataaataaaataagtatTCGCGATTATTTCCATGCTTAGTTGGTAATTTACCAACTAATACCATGTTAGTAGGAAAATTTATAAAGGACgttttattttaataaacatAAATATAATTTCAAGAAAAAGTTTAGCGACCATTTTCATTATTAGTGGCTATTTTACCGACTACATGATTTTAGTAGGTAAGATTTGGAAGAATTAAGTATTTTAGCAAAAGAAAATACAAATTGATCAAAATAATTAGCTACTATAGCAAGGCGTAGTAGGTAATTTACCAACTAATATATGATTAGTagctattaaaataaatattattatattttagtaaAAGATAATATAAATTGATCAAAATAATTAGCTACTATTGCAAGGCTTAGTAGGTAATTTACCGACTAATATAGAATTAGTAGCTACTGTAATAAATATTACTATATTTTagcaaaagaaaatataaattgattaaaatatgTAGCTACTATTACAAGTCGTAGTAGGTAATTTACCGACTAACATGTGTTAGTagctattttaataaatattattttattttaggaaaaaaaaatataaatggatCAAAATAATTAGCTACTATGGTAGTTCGTAGTAGGTAATTTACCGACTAAACTGATGTTAGTagctattttaataaatattattttattttagtaaatGAAAATATAAATTGATCAAAATAATTAGCTACTATGGTGGTTCGTAGTAGGTGATTTACCGACTAAAATTATGTTAGTagctattttaataaatattattttattttagtaaaaaaaaatataaattgatcAAAATAATTAGCGACTATGATGGTTGGTAGTAGGTAAATTACCGACTAAACTTATTTTAGTAGCTATTTTAATaagtattattatattttaacataagaaaatataaattaatcaaaataattagctacTATGGCTGTTCGTCGTAGGTAATTTACAGACTACAACGATATTAGTagctattttaataaatattataatattttagtataataaaatataaattgatcAAAATAATTAGCTACTATGGTTGGTCGTAGTAGGTGATTTACCGACTAAAATGATGTTAGTagctattttaataaatattataatattttaacaaaaaaaatataaatattattatagtttttttaaatttttcactGTTCCTCTTTACccatgtgtgtgtgtatatatatatatataaaattttcattttaatttttattaaaataattttatttataataaagtttGATATTATAGTCATTTACTATTTTAATAACAGTcttataatatttttacattGCAATTTTTAGGCATACCATCTCACTTTTCTTTTTTCAATTagctaaattttttaaatttgaaagaaAACGCTTGAgtctatttttaaattttatttaaggattttaatttattaattaaaatctcaaatttctatttatttattttaattttaaaccaCTTAGTTAGTTTATTAAttagtttaagaaattttctacTACCACTTAGTTAGTTTATGATAATTAGTTTATCATGTTTTATTTAATTCACAGATATGGTTAGGAGCAGACACAAAGCATATGCTTCTCATGATGTTAACACAGGAACACTTATGCCATCTGAAGGAGGTGAGCCTTCGACACCTCAATCACAGCATTCAGTGCAGTTTAATGTGCCAATGGCTGGTCAGGAGCCTACACCAGTGGCCAGCCAAGAGATTGCACCAGAAACATTACAGGAGTCTGCAGCTGTTAGCTCACAAGACTCTCGTCCATCAATTGAAATAGAGATTGATTCTTTAGGGCGAAGGCGACTAGAACTTCGTAGTGGAAAGTgcgttaaataattattttatttattttattaaggaTATGCAATGCAAATGTACTATTTCCTAAAAGCATATTCTATTTGTTCAGGTTATCAGATGGTTCTAGGTGTGCTCGTGTGATCACAAATACTTTTAAGCAGCGTATTGACTCTAATGGTGTCAACTGGAAGGCTATATCGCAAGAGACAAAAGATTTTTATTGGGAAGAATTTAAGGTGACATCATTTTTTCTCTTATGTTGTTTCATATTTCAATATACTTGaatcattaaaaatatatattcttttttttttcagaaaaaatatttttgggattcTTCTAATGAAGCATTAATAAAGGATGCTTGGAGATTAAAGGCAGCTGAACGCTATAAGGACATGATGACAGATTTGAAAAATTCTAGGAAAAAGCCCTCATATATTTCTGAAGAAACTTGGGAAAATTTTGAGCAGTATTGGAATGAACCCAAAGTCATTCGGCGGTCAGAACTATATTCTAGAAATCGCCGCGGTGCTGTAAATGCTCCTGGACCATCTACTCACACAAGGGGATCCATAACATATATTGAATGGTCagataatgtcacaccctacccctctgtaaggcataacatgatcccgtagtatacctaatgaattaccaactccgtctactgataacccattaaatacactacaagggattttcaaaacttttcttacttcttttacagtggtgagcactatttacaggtgttaaaacctttttgaactgaagtgatagaattgacacatttgaattatttggaatttctgtaaaaattttggcagagtgccctctgtattttggataaaacagttcttcagaaaacctgtaaaaaaaacacttcaatatgtatttgtaaatctcaactccaacatatttctcaacacaacatttttctcaactcaaattcgcagtgatttttcaaagactgagatacaagaaatataatacaaaactattcaagtaaatgaaatctcaaatttatatttacaataatttacatttaattacataccaaaatattttacaagagtttctatacaactgctcaaataatttacatatatattattacatgcatacatcaaaacctatatacatgggtatacctatgatatacccgagtcgatccaatatatcttcaaggaaatttacttatcgctctatgctcttcttactgcgataaagatacaaagctatcgctgagtggtgaactcagtggtgcacaactataatttaaaacatagtacaatatacattgacaaaatttacagtaaataatttggaaatctgaatactcatcaaatttcaaaactcaaaatattcattgccaataatgtaaatcatttgtataattgactttgatcacaaaattcaatttatcaaatcatgactaaccatttaaataattctaacgaaatcaattatacataaaccataatggaaatcaaaattccttaccattcaaaagccattctgtatctcaaaaatcattatgtatttcaaaaatcataccatatctcaaaaatcatactgtatctcaaaactcattctttatctcaaaaatcattatttatctcaaaaatcattctttatctcaaaaatcattctttatctcactaaccatgcaagactaatccgaaagggccatattcgatgtgattctaactccctatggtcggggaggtcgaatcagattctaactccctatggtcggggaggtcgaatcatcgtgcacagtaccatcacaataatgaatcttccgcaagggccataacgataaaataaacttagatctaacctcaaatcagaggaaaatctaagcctgtgcacgtaccatggtaatcaaaacacaactaactccattgtcttctcaacaaatgagagagacgggtaataacctagtcaagcatctatagtgagatataaaacaatattacaatccatttagtgagcataaatcacaatataattcgattcaaattcaattccaatatccaataatttttatgctcatcacaattcaaattataaatttgcatttttccatgaaaattaccatcacaattcaaaacatgttctatcacaattttccaaaacataatttgttcaatccataacaatgcttaatacttgtggaaataccatttcacaaagctgaattcatacatactataacaattttcaataatcattgaattaaatccaatgcttgttaaacataatacataagaaaaatatgtcatttaatcatatgaaatattcaaagtaaaatcagttaaaaactagttgtgcacaaacacaatttaaaacaataacatacaattaatcatatgaaatcttattcagagtaaaattagttgaaaactagttgtgcacaaacctctgatgatcgTCTCTCGTGCCGActctgtttccttcccttttcctgagtctttggtaactgagaaacacaatttgaagtgttccagtactaaattaaactgtctctaatgataatgttcgataagtaattcactgaaggctattatttgctcaatcacctaatataccgaccctcgatgcgttttaggtagattaggttttagtgtcattaatatgtcacattcgatagggttttagggttggtacgtgttaccaaactcaattctatgtatattgcgttttcttgcaatttgctggattccgggatactagtttgacctaaccggacggcctagttccctcggttttcgggtttcagtcaaaactacaaacttgtagatctatgtcttattgcatgcggggcaaaattttaggtcaatccgagttaagtagaccaagttatggtcattacactattgctggtcaaatggcatcaaattaggtcaattttaggtcaatttggtcaactttggttcggccagttttttgacccgaacttgtgcaagttgtttgacttacttatggtcatttctgggctttggtgtcttcataagacttgtaggtatgggtcttaactattcatggttaaaatttcaggtcaattggacctgttttgagtgagttatggcctaaacactcactgctgcccaattggtcatttttcaggtcctaattgcacctaatccgaattggtcattttcttaggtcaccttgcaagcagaattttggtatgttttctcaatgaaagttggcacattttgtgcctagtttcacctccaattggtctcataccaattgaggttacacatttaaagttataggtctatttgcacactgccctctatatgtctttcaaaccccaattcaaacacacatttaacttgctctactttaaatccccatacctaattctgattttataccattccatattcatttatcacttcttactatggtcaatttggacagaatacaaacattctcaatacatcaaatacaaccctaaaccacaaagtccaaatttagtaatatatgtacataaatacacctaatcattacatataatctccactactaatttacatatacattcatcaattcttctatgtcaacattctgccaacacttccattaatacatacaattattcaagggttcccaagcttccgaaaaccttcttcaacaccacattgccctacaattcatcaattctcatccaagtgccaaaatcaccatataaatatgaagtaattcactaggttattaaatcatcatgatcaacaccatttctcatcaattatatgcacaaatatctcatcaaaaacgtgactccatggctgtccaaaatgaaaacaacaataactcttcaaactcaaaattttccttcacaaaaccaacacccataacatgcacacaaaacttaacaaagctatcttcaaaattatgaacttaccttatgcttggagcttgttaaaccttgcttaaacttctcaaatttagtatcaaactcttccttgtgatgagtagacaaagtttcatgaaggaacctaagagattggagttgaaaatggagagttaagagagcttgcatgaaaaatggccatggtggtttccattttcttcaattcggcaactttgaatccaaatgaggaagatgaagtttctgttggtttagtggaagtacagctgctcctctttgttttattttattcccttagtggtccactcatttaaattatatcataaaataagtttaaatgtgttatttacacatttttcaccccacttttggctatttgtattaggtaaccctcttttaatttttcatttcattttctaagtgtaatattatttatttttaatggacatttatgtcaaaagacaattcgggatgtcaaatgaccataatgcccctgttcgggtggcattcccgatttttcagatactggttttgtctgtttttcgatttctcacttttctttgtactaattatttaatttttctttgatctttctaataatatttattcttcaataaggttctatttaagtccaaaaaatattttccagggttccccgcagtccagggctagtcaacggttcacgccgtgacttcccggtgcggtcacccatcgctagggtttccggctcgcttaacttggttacatttctttgctattatttttcctttgtttttcttgtattttcttttcttgtatttcattattttatgtctcctcactcatattgaagtatagttctaggcatcctagctgtccggacaacactggtcaccggaacagcagaacgcactaccgaacttaggggtgttacaattctcccccccttaaataaatttcatccacgaaattttacctggcattagtctctgaacagctgtgggtgctgtctcctcatatcctcttcacgttcccaagtagcttcctggcctgaatgatggttccatagtactttaaccaggtgtatctgtttgttcctcagctgcttcacctcataagccagaatttctatgtgtTCTTCCtcgtatgagaggtctggatttacttcaatctcttcaactgatagtacatgagatgggtctgatctgtacctccttaacatggacacatggaagacattgtgtatccttgctaactctggaggtaatgccaaccgatatgccaaaggacccactccttccaaaacctcatatgatttgatgaaacgaggactcagtttcccctttttgccaaatctcacattcctcttccaaggaaaaactttgaggaatactttatcacccactgcatatccaatatctcttctcttcagatcaacataagacttctgacggtctaacgcagccttgagtctatctctgatcaatttgatcttttcctatgtctgctgaacaatctctggcccaatcatcttcctttcaccaacttcatcccatcataagggagttctgcactttctgccatacaaagcttcatatggaggcatcccaatgcttgattggtagccgttgttataagcaaactcaatcaaaggcaagtgtgtatcccaactaccttcaaattcaatcacacaagcccttagcatatcctccaatatctgaataactctttcaggttggccatctgtctgtgggtggaatgctgtgctgaagttcaatctagttcctagggctctctaaagactaccccagaatctagaagtgaacaaatgatctctataagatataatcgatactggcatccatgcaattttacaatttcatatatgtacaatctggccaatccctccaactatagtccatttagaatggcaaaaagtgagtagacttggttagtctatcaactataacccatactgcatcatgactattctgtgtcctcggaagtctcatcacaaaatccatagttatctattccattataatgttttcatagggtgccacttgtatgctagcttgacacttattaatgtatacaaattctgttagtgggatgtatctgtcccatctccccttggatccaatgacagaagttctcagtatatttgtgacaccccttacccgactacagtgtagccgagcaagttatgccactcagtgtgccgagcactctattttatcttaattcatttttattcttccttttgaatataacttgtgaaatataatttatttaagccatttatcgaaattataatttatttaaggttccgagaattttttAAAGaatatccggcagagtaccggctaaaaatagagaaaacagttcttcggaacctgtgaaaaacacttcctatattcattttccatcatctcaactccatttatcaaattctcaacaatgttcaatctcagttctcattcatccatctcatatgataccatgcataaatcatagataaacattcacttttccatttacaaccacacttttcattatttacatgaatatcaaaatacattacataagtttcaaatacatatgagaaaataaaatcaattacaaaataccaaaatgacatctagcgtcctaccaatgcatcacgacagtgaggtgacatgacactatgcagaatcgtgaaccgccttaccgaactgtggtctcacgggccctctgtccaaatctttcgcactacgcgttgcaaaagcgacgcgctaagcataaagcttagtggtgcaaataataaaatagaaagaaataatatgcaatataaaaatcataatttcttagccattgtgttcataggaactgaataattaccaacttaatgtttagtcgagggctaattacgttttatgatattaacttcttcatgcattttgtttatttattttcttcctgatcttgagtttctttgaattctatcgtaatcattcctgatatttaattttcgtattttctttaacaatcggttcgattctgattatactttttcatgcccaagtaacctataatgaacgatcgatcgataacgggtcgttggcaccgacaccgcgcgtttcgggccgtcataccatgggacgcagaacgtcaaccacgtatgtagtcagtatggctacaaagccatgatatcacataatcggcataaaagccatgaatacgggcataaaagccatggatacgggcataaagccatgaatacaggcataaaagcctttcctttcgcagtactgctaaaacaataccctattggcatgccaaactatccaaaccaatcacattaggcctactagggcattttgcatttttaagtttcacaatttttgaatttcaagttttcatgtcactattcatttcattagtcaactaaaatgttgacttttgcataaacaataggtacattggttttaatactcccaacataccacattttgtattcaaaacttgttagttttggtcactttctcaaagcttaggtcattttggcaaaattgccaattttggttttggtgtcactattcacctcattggtcaacaaaaatgttgacttttggataaaaatgtatacattgactttggcactcccaacataccacatttggtgtttaaaacttgttggtattaagtgttaataccatttccaagcattaaaccaaaggagcagattttttagttttggtgagtcaacttcactgttccattggacactgttactgttggaatttgaagaaatgtaaaacatgaaagttgttccttattttgtctagttgaatttccttttttgaatcactccatttggagttttgtagctccagatatggctcaaaaacccaagctgtccggatatgcattctgcagaaatttaccatatctacagtgcatgaacagtaacttgagtcacttggt
The sequence above is a segment of the Hevea brasiliensis isolate MT/VB/25A 57/8 chromosome 11, ASM3005281v1, whole genome shotgun sequence genome. Coding sequences within it:
- the LOC110639689 gene encoding uncharacterized protein LOC110639689, whose protein sequence is MVRSRHKAYASHDVNTGTLMPSEGGEPSTPQSQHSVQFNVPMAGQEPTPVASQEIAPETLQESAAVSSQDSRPSIEIEIDSLGRRRLELRSGKLSDGSRCARVITNTFKQRIDSNGVNWKAISQETKDFYWEEFKKKYFWDSSNEALIKDAWRLKAAERYKDMMTDLKNSRKKPSYISEETWENFEQYWNEPKVIRRSELYSRNRRGAGKELGRKPTPTELFVHTHTRKHDKETFVDQKSKEIHDAIVARREELTQITPDNIDENQLYLDVVGGASSSRAFSSSSSQNAALQQRIKELEKQLENERQAMTDRMDQLKLQMELQMETNMERMRSSMMEEVMRLVRGLPTPSSP